The following proteins come from a genomic window of Leptospiraceae bacterium:
- a CDS encoding rRNA pseudouridine synthase, with amino-acid sequence MDPEELKPKSYPKSTKKIKVRKDKEEGILRSKDDEKADLLARLKEDSILSSERNFSGGSEQTVFRINRFLAKCGLGARRDVEDYIRSGQIMVNGEVETSLSRKIDTEKDNVEFNGEKVELVSDNTILALNKPEGYLCSHHDVHHDKTVFNLLPLKFKKFNMAGRLDLTSRGLMIFSANGEVLNQISHPSYDVKKRYLVQVDKPIQESDFVEIFLKGIEDEGDYLRAKEVKIVDNKTKTISIILQEGKKRQIHRMFQAIGYKVVDLQRVQVGKLLLDDLDLPEGKFKEVKLEDIF; translated from the coding sequence ATGGATCCTGAGGAATTAAAACCAAAATCCTATCCCAAATCAACGAAAAAAATCAAAGTTCGAAAAGACAAAGAAGAAGGTATTTTACGAAGTAAAGACGATGAAAAGGCAGATTTATTAGCTCGCTTAAAGGAAGATTCTATTTTAAGTAGCGAACGAAATTTTTCGGGTGGAAGTGAGCAAACTGTATTTAGAATCAATCGTTTTTTAGCAAAATGTGGACTCGGTGCAAGACGTGACGTAGAAGACTATATCCGTTCGGGTCAAATCATGGTAAATGGAGAAGTTGAAACTTCTCTTTCTCGTAAAATAGATACAGAAAAAGACAATGTAGAGTTCAATGGAGAAAAAGTAGAGTTAGTATCGGATAATACGATATTGGCTCTCAATAAACCAGAAGGATATCTTTGTTCTCATCATGATGTTCATCACGACAAAACAGTATTTAACTTACTTCCTCTCAAATTCAAAAAGTTCAATATGGCAGGAAGATTAGACTTAACTTCAAGGGGACTAATGATATTCTCCGCCAATGGAGAAGTTCTAAATCAAATATCCCATCCTTCCTACGATGTAAAAAAAAGATATTTAGTGCAAGTAGATAAACCTATTCAGGAATCGGATTTTGTAGAGATATTTTTAAAAGGTATAGAAGACGAAGGTGATTATTTACGTGCAAAAGAAGTAAAAATTGTAGATAACAAAACAAAAACTATATCAATTATTTTGCAAGAAGGCAAAAAGAGGCAAATACATCGTATGTTCCAAGCAATTGGATACAAAGTAGTTGATTTACAGAGAGTACAGGTTGGAAAATTACTTTTAGACGACTTGGATTTACCTGAAGGAAAATTTAAGGAAGTGAAATTAGAAGACATTTTTTAA
- the lipA gene encoding lipoyl synthase: MNPLKKKPRTKNLNPTPEKPEWLKVKLRFPTDSDPVMDVRKNLVNTRLNTVCESASCPNLNNCWSRKTATYMLAGDICTRRCAYCDVASGKPLPLDSNEPVRIAESVSILGLRYVVITAVNRDDLSDGGANHFHQTVIEIKKRNPECRIELLIPDLKGKRDSLDLIYSAKPDIINHNIETVKRLFKEVAPAKNYDTSLRVLKDIFEHGFITKSGVILGLGETIDEVKECIQDLRNNGVSMLTIGQYMQPTPTHYPVKEFVLPEVFIDLKKFAYSLGYKHVESGALVRSSYHADEQANFLNQG, encoded by the coding sequence ATGAATCCTTTAAAGAAAAAACCTAGAACAAAAAATCTCAACCCTACTCCTGAAAAACCAGAATGGCTCAAAGTAAAATTACGATTCCCGACGGATTCGGACCCTGTTATGGATGTAAGGAAAAATCTCGTAAATACACGTTTAAATACAGTATGCGAAAGTGCCTCCTGCCCTAATCTAAATAATTGTTGGTCAAGAAAAACGGCTACTTATATGCTTGCGGGAGATATATGTACAAGAAGATGTGCATACTGCGATGTTGCCTCAGGAAAACCACTTCCACTCGATTCAAATGAACCAGTTCGAATTGCTGAATCTGTTTCTATTTTAGGTTTACGTTACGTGGTAATAACAGCTGTTAACCGCGATGATCTTTCTGATGGTGGCGCTAACCATTTTCATCAAACCGTAATCGAAATAAAAAAACGAAATCCGGAATGTAGAATCGAATTACTCATACCTGATTTAAAAGGAAAAAGAGATTCTTTGGATTTAATTTATTCTGCAAAACCAGATATCATTAATCACAATATTGAAACAGTGAAACGACTATTTAAAGAAGTAGCACCAGCAAAAAACTATGATACTTCCCTTCGAGTTTTAAAAGATATTTTTGAACACGGATTTATAACGAAGAGTGGAGTTATATTAGGATTAGGCGAAACAATTGATGAAGTAAAAGAATGTATCCAAGATTTACGAAATAATGGAGTCAGTATGCTGACTATCGGACAATACATGCAGCCAACTCCCACTCATTATCCCGTAAAAGAATTCGTATTACCAGAAGTATTTATTGATCTAAAAAAATTTGCTTACTCCCTTGGATACAAACATGTTGAATCAGGGGCATTGGTTCGTAGTTCTTACCATGCAGACGAACAAGCTAATTTTTTAAACCAAGGTTAA
- a CDS encoding lipoprotein LipL45: MNKLSIVLLLTSLFFLSECRKPTDRIEGKLDRKDNSLSALVVFSVGDSRIIHADLTEEKAVLGSAFKTGDKILTGAKSKVDIQIGKSSAVRLGANTTLEFTQLANSVNGNLDSKLSITTGKIFANISKENKNDSFSISTPTLVAGVRGTSFLIDIKKDEFAMIKVVDGSVAVSPRIPSFEKIPLEELEKNAGLKKIYQSLLGSEVVLEKEQQIELLADDQILLTEKFDTRSIKEIIQRLTDITAEKPVPADFTKTEQQELKTIVFVDPKVATEMIRLNEELSSGRIDEAKAEELEKKRNTLENQVTSKQEVEKVKFNESIVVEPKRLQSNRDIVKYYERIEKIILVNGRTEIGAIINQEDSIMIVHTENGIIRINTNEIVEVVYDFQTKGKF, from the coding sequence ATGAATAAATTATCAATAGTTCTTTTACTTACAAGCTTATTTTTTTTATCTGAGTGCAGAAAGCCAACGGATCGTATCGAAGGCAAACTGGATCGAAAAGATAATTCCCTTTCTGCTTTAGTAGTTTTTAGTGTTGGAGACTCTCGTATCATTCATGCTGATCTTACGGAAGAAAAAGCTGTATTAGGCTCAGCATTTAAGACTGGTGATAAAATATTAACGGGAGCAAAATCCAAAGTGGATATTCAAATTGGAAAAAGTTCTGCAGTAAGATTAGGTGCTAATACAACATTAGAATTTACTCAACTTGCAAATTCTGTAAATGGGAATTTAGATTCCAAATTATCAATCACTACTGGTAAAATTTTTGCGAATATTTCCAAAGAAAATAAAAATGATAGTTTTTCTATTTCCACTCCTACTTTAGTAGCAGGCGTAAGAGGAACTTCATTTTTAATCGATATAAAAAAAGATGAATTTGCGATGATAAAAGTTGTAGATGGATCCGTGGCAGTTTCTCCAAGAATTCCATCGTTTGAAAAAATCCCTCTCGAAGAACTTGAAAAAAATGCAGGACTCAAAAAAATCTACCAATCATTATTAGGTTCCGAAGTAGTATTAGAGAAAGAACAACAAATTGAATTACTCGCGGATGACCAAATATTGTTAACTGAAAAATTTGATACTAGGTCTATAAAAGAAATTATACAAAGACTAACAGATATCACAGCCGAAAAACCAGTTCCTGCTGATTTTACGAAAACAGAACAACAAGAACTTAAGACGATTGTTTTTGTTGATCCAAAAGTCGCTACTGAAATGATTCGACTGAATGAAGAGTTGAGCAGCGGAAGAATTGATGAGGCAAAAGCAGAAGAGTTAGAGAAAAAAAGGAATACATTAGAAAATCAAGTTACATCAAAACAGGAAGTAGAAAAAGTTAAGTTTAACGAATCGATTGTAGTAGAACCCAAACGATTACAATCTAACCGAGATATAGTAAAATACTATGAAAGAATTGAAAAAATTATTTTAGTAAATGGCCGGACGGAAATTGGAGCAATCATCAATCAAGAAGATTCAATTATGATAGTGCATACGGAAAATGGAATTATTCGCATCAATACAAATGAAATAGTAGAAGTCGTTTATGACTTTCAAACAAAAGGGAAATTTTAG
- a CDS encoding redoxin domain-containing protein has translation MNAEWINTNKPLSIKNLKGKIILLYFWKPSCINCIHTLVDLKKLEKQWKEELVLIGINSPKFLAEKNNDNLIHSILQNELEHAIIHDPNFLIWGQYQINAWPSFVLIDPKGLVFGIQSGEDIYEGFNQIISGMVEEYKKLNLISSSPISSLKPIVKSKSKQLLSFPGKLTLNDIGSELFVSDSKHHRILRIDIKTKKIIDIIGNEKSGLIDGNFKEAKFNNPQGLTIKNEFIYVADSENHCIREINLKTKKVKTLAGTGLQARSFNVPGKGKEVSFNSPWDLIEQKNKLYITMKGSHQIWTLDLQTYESEVYAGSGSENLFDGKLQESSFAQPSGITKSQGKFFITDSEISAIRSIDFKYSELVSTIIGKGLFEFGDVDDSYPIARLQYPTGIYYNNGNLYVADTYNNKIKLVNPYEKTSTTLAGNGKIGSQNGSFVDASFFEPSGVSGLKNKIYIADTNNHLIRVLDLDTKTVSNFDFQ, from the coding sequence TTGAATGCGGAGTGGATAAATACAAATAAACCTCTATCTATAAAAAACTTAAAAGGAAAAATCATATTACTTTATTTTTGGAAACCATCCTGTATAAACTGCATTCATACCTTAGTCGATTTAAAAAAGTTAGAAAAACAATGGAAAGAAGAACTAGTTTTGATAGGAATCAACTCTCCAAAATTTTTAGCAGAAAAAAACAATGATAATCTTATTCATTCTATATTACAAAACGAACTAGAACATGCGATCATACATGACCCTAATTTCTTAATATGGGGGCAATACCAAATAAACGCTTGGCCTAGCTTTGTATTAATTGATCCAAAAGGTCTCGTATTTGGCATTCAATCCGGAGAAGATATCTACGAAGGATTTAACCAAATAATTTCCGGGATGGTAGAAGAGTATAAAAAATTAAACCTAATTTCTTCCTCACCTATTTCATCGTTAAAACCAATAGTTAAATCTAAATCAAAACAACTTCTATCATTTCCTGGGAAACTAACGCTTAATGATATTGGAAGTGAACTATTTGTTTCCGATTCCAAACACCATAGAATTCTCAGAATTGATATTAAAACTAAAAAAATCATAGATATCATTGGAAATGAGAAATCTGGTTTAATCGACGGAAATTTTAAAGAGGCTAAGTTTAATAATCCACAAGGATTAACTATCAAGAACGAATTTATTTATGTTGCAGACTCAGAAAATCATTGTATTCGAGAAATTAACCTGAAAACTAAAAAAGTAAAAACTCTTGCAGGTACAGGACTTCAAGCTCGTTCATTCAACGTACCCGGAAAAGGAAAAGAGGTATCATTTAATTCTCCTTGGGATTTAATTGAACAAAAAAATAAACTGTATATTACGATGAAAGGTTCCCATCAAATCTGGACACTGGATTTACAAACCTACGAATCAGAAGTATATGCAGGCTCCGGAAGTGAAAATCTTTTTGACGGCAAATTACAAGAATCCTCCTTCGCACAACCTTCCGGAATAACGAAAAGTCAAGGGAAGTTTTTTATAACGGATAGCGAAATTAGTGCAATTCGTTCCATCGATTTTAAATATTCAGAATTAGTCAGTACAATTATTGGAAAAGGATTATTTGAATTTGGCGATGTAGACGATTCGTACCCGATTGCAAGGTTACAATACCCGACCGGAATTTACTATAACAACGGCAATTTATATGTAGCCGATACATATAATAATAAAATCAAACTAGTAAATCCATACGAAAAAACATCGACTACACTTGCTGGAAATGGAAAAATCGGATCTCAGAATGGAAGTTTTGTCGATGCTAGTTTTTTTGAGCCCTCAGGAGTTTCTGGATTAAAAAATAAAATTTATATTGCTGATACCAATAATCATTTAATCCGAGTTCTTGATTTGGATACAAAAACCGTGAGTAATTTCGATTTTCAGTGA
- a CDS encoding citrate synthase: MSGYKKAELNLDGKSFPLNIITGTDGKQGLDIKNLYDSTGVITFDPGSFNTAVGESSVSRRDPDKGQLSYRGFQIDDLVKNSTFVETSFLLIYGELPKKAELEDFSHRLSKHSMIHEDMINLFDGFPGKAHPLAVLSTMIMALSSYYTDEYEESADRGVDQVTRLLSKIRTIAAFSYKKMIGQPFVYPIDKLPFCTNFLHMLFSVPTEPYKVPEDHDKLLNQLWILYGDHEQNVAATTVQLVGSTKANLFASISAGISALWGSREGGQSVAAVELLENILKSGKDYKSYLSDENVRAELVKANFLGHEAYIVKSPRAIVARQIFHEYFKTHHSPLVDLAFNVDDYITNESFFKEKNLYPNLEFYSGILFNSIGIPKNMFTLMQAIGKLPGWLAHWRELRIRSNFKKARPRQIYIGNIDKSYIPVDKRG; encoded by the coding sequence ATGAGTGGTTATAAGAAAGCAGAACTAAACTTAGATGGAAAATCTTTCCCTCTAAATATAATAACAGGTACAGATGGCAAACAAGGTCTTGACATTAAGAATTTATATGACTCTACGGGAGTTATTACCTTTGATCCAGGTAGTTTTAATACGGCCGTAGGAGAAAGTAGCGTCTCTAGAAGAGATCCAGACAAAGGCCAACTAAGTTACCGAGGATTTCAAATTGACGACTTAGTTAAAAATTCAACTTTTGTAGAAACTTCCTTTCTTTTAATATATGGAGAGCTACCCAAAAAAGCAGAGTTAGAAGACTTCTCTCATCGGCTATCCAAACATTCGATGATCCATGAAGATATGATTAATTTATTTGATGGATTTCCTGGGAAAGCCCATCCTCTAGCAGTATTATCTACAATGATTATGGCACTCTCTAGTTATTATACTGATGAATACGAAGAGTCTGCGGACAGAGGAGTTGACCAAGTTACTCGATTACTCAGTAAAATCCGAACTATAGCAGCTTTCTCCTATAAAAAAATGATTGGTCAACCATTTGTATATCCAATTGATAAACTTCCATTTTGTACAAATTTTTTACATATGTTATTTTCTGTACCGACAGAACCATACAAAGTTCCAGAGGATCACGATAAACTTTTAAACCAACTTTGGATTTTGTATGGAGACCATGAACAAAACGTAGCGGCTACTACCGTTCAACTTGTTGGTAGCACAAAAGCAAACTTATTCGCTTCTATTAGTGCAGGTATTTCTGCTCTTTGGGGTTCTAGAGAAGGCGGACAAAGTGTAGCCGCGGTGGAGTTACTAGAAAATATTCTCAAATCGGGAAAAGATTACAAATCATATTTAAGTGACGAAAATGTTAGAGCGGAATTAGTAAAAGCAAACTTTTTAGGCCATGAAGCCTATATTGTAAAAAGTCCAAGAGCAATTGTAGCTCGACAAATATTTCACGAATATTTTAAAACTCACCATAGTCCACTTGTAGATTTAGCATTTAATGTAGATGATTATATTACAAATGAAAGTTTCTTTAAGGAAAAAAATCTTTATCCGAATTTAGAATTCTATAGTGGAATTTTATTTAACAGCATTGGAATTCCCAAAAATATGTTTACTCTGATGCAAGCGATCGGAAAACTTCCAGGTTGGCTTGCACATTGGAGAGAACTCAGAATTCGAAGTAATTTCAAAAAAGCAAGACCAAGACAAATTTATATAGGAAATATAGACAAATCCTATATCCCAGTAGATAAACGCGGTTAA
- a CDS encoding acyl-CoA dehydrogenase family protein, producing the protein MQSLSEFLHSIPVDFDREEIYKKSLPYLVNENYLNVLSGKTSFKEFHTNLISLAKLPHGIGIGVALMAQINIAGRVIQIISETNSNIFRILEGITKGEIIVALGVSEPEWKGRLSNLKSTLTPNINGKYLLNGEKSFFTNGYNCNFFLVVVKIEQNYRVLILDKNKPGLQITRFTLPFAVEATHCKIKFENVEIENSEILNFNYSEYAENLRLSEMLSLAAIFCGYSEYTLNRIKENTTLVSILKDDESKQTKLLRCKTFIQLLKARILEISEEKDKNPQIELKSFFPYGTEFVVKEFYSTLEEIFPSENLEPYFQDKLLFQYKDMLNESYIRRAGKTVSGITKSHE; encoded by the coding sequence ATGCAAAGTCTGAGTGAATTTTTACATTCGATTCCAGTAGACTTTGATAGGGAAGAGATTTACAAAAAATCTCTTCCCTATTTGGTAAACGAAAATTATTTAAATGTATTATCCGGCAAAACAAGTTTCAAAGAATTTCATACAAATCTAATTTCCTTAGCGAAACTTCCCCACGGAATTGGAATTGGAGTTGCTCTTATGGCTCAAATCAATATAGCCGGTAGAGTTATACAAATCATCTCCGAAACAAACTCAAATATATTTAGAATTCTAGAAGGTATTACAAAAGGCGAAATAATAGTAGCCCTTGGTGTTTCTGAACCAGAATGGAAAGGAAGACTTTCGAATCTCAAATCCACACTTACTCCAAACATAAACGGAAAATATCTTCTGAATGGAGAAAAATCATTTTTTACAAACGGATACAATTGTAACTTCTTTTTAGTAGTAGTAAAAATAGAACAAAATTACAGAGTTTTGATTTTAGATAAAAACAAACCCGGTCTTCAAATCACTAGATTTACACTTCCGTTTGCAGTCGAAGCTACTCATTGTAAAATAAAATTTGAAAACGTCGAAATCGAAAATTCCGAAATTTTAAATTTTAACTATTCAGAGTATGCAGAAAATCTACGATTATCCGAAATGCTTTCCTTGGCTGCAATATTTTGCGGTTACTCTGAATATACCCTAAATAGAATCAAGGAAAATACAACATTAGTCTCAATTCTTAAAGATGACGAAAGCAAACAAACGAAACTCCTTCGCTGTAAAACATTCATCCAATTACTTAAAGCAAGAATTTTAGAAATTTCCGAAGAAAAAGATAAAAATCCACAAATAGAATTAAAGTCATTTTTCCCCTACGGAACTGAGTTTGTTGTGAAAGAATTTTACTCTACTTTGGAAGAAATATTCCCCTCTGAAAATTTAGAGCCTTATTTTCAAGATAAACTTCTATTTCAATACAAAGATATGCTAAATGAATCGTACATTCGTCGTGCAGGAAAAACCGTAAGTGGAATTACTAAATCCCATGAGTAA
- a CDS encoding mechanosensitive ion channel: MEFFESFSLFKILSLNQRKISEDFILYFYTIFFLILLYNITVFFLDRYNSDSDIQSIFTRRRITRYTFVFFGVFFSIPVFYDKISYLPTLLAFTGAGFIISIKDITLNFAGWFLIHGNSGFTIGDRIEIGDVKGEVINVGLMRFTLLEVNTEHGADQSSNRLVHIPNHQTISHKVFVVSQEMNFIWDEIYIFLTINSDWQKAKTICENILSESILDENFSKTFERNIRRLSKNYLVRLGKTTPIVYVTIEEGKIMLALRYLTHVHQKRQNRAKVCEKTLVRFKKEKSIHIFTHGI, encoded by the coding sequence ATGGAATTTTTTGAGTCATTTAGTCTATTTAAAATTCTATCTTTAAACCAAAGAAAAATTTCAGAAGATTTTATTTTGTACTTTTATACAATTTTCTTTTTGATTTTACTTTATAATATAACTGTATTTTTTTTGGATAGATATAATTCAGATTCTGATATCCAAAGTATTTTTACCAGAAGGCGCATTACTCGTTATACATTTGTATTCTTTGGAGTATTTTTTTCCATTCCTGTTTTTTACGATAAAATCTCATACCTTCCGACTCTTCTTGCCTTCACCGGTGCAGGGTTTATTATTTCTATAAAAGATATAACTCTAAACTTTGCAGGTTGGTTTTTGATTCATGGAAATAGCGGATTTACAATAGGCGATAGGATCGAAATCGGGGATGTAAAAGGTGAAGTTATAAATGTAGGGTTAATGCGTTTTACCCTCCTGGAAGTAAATACAGAACATGGTGCGGACCAATCCTCAAATCGTTTAGTTCATATTCCGAATCATCAGACTATTAGTCATAAAGTATTCGTTGTTTCACAGGAAATGAATTTTATTTGGGATGAAATATATATCTTTTTAACGATTAATTCTGATTGGCAGAAAGCAAAAACTATTTGTGAAAATATTTTATCTGAAAGTATTTTGGACGAAAATTTTTCTAAAACTTTTGAAAGAAATATTCGCAGACTTTCTAAAAACTATTTGGTGAGATTAGGAAAAACAACACCGATCGTATATGTTACAATTGAGGAAGGTAAAATTATGTTAGCCCTAAGGTATCTTACTCATGTTCATCAGAAAAGACAAAATCGAGCGAAAGTTTGTGAAAAAACATTAGTTCGATTTAAAAAAGAGAAATCCATTCATATTTTTACTCATGGGATTTAG
- the aroB gene encoding 3-dehydroquinate synthase has product MQISSEKVEFGTTKYNVVLYENFEGLSMELQEIQNVSRLIIITEKKVSKLYLDSLLTELKQLSIPVGVIIIKGKEKNKHIDRLKKVYNQLIELNADRKSVILALGGGVVGDFSGFVAATFLRGIRFVQVPTTLLACVDSSVGGKVAVNADKGKNMIGAFHQPELVYAPLHTLKTLEEKEWKCGLAEVLKHSLLTGGEFFEKIKSANFESIYDQNSIKVFISESVKFKTSIVAEDEKETGKRAILNLGHTLGHAIESLTNYKKYSHGESVAIGLVLALILSKEKAGFSDESFKEVLQIMKNLKLPLLDKKLSPEKLVEHMMHDKKTSDRKIKFILLNQVGNASFGNVIGEEEIVSAIKLQNSL; this is encoded by the coding sequence ATGCAAATTTCTTCAGAGAAAGTAGAATTTGGTACTACAAAATACAATGTTGTTTTATATGAAAACTTTGAAGGACTATCAATGGAACTTCAGGAAATTCAAAATGTATCTCGTTTAATAATTATTACGGAAAAAAAAGTATCCAAACTTTATTTAGATTCTCTACTTACTGAATTAAAACAACTTTCTATTCCCGTTGGAGTTATTATAATTAAAGGAAAAGAAAAGAATAAACATATTGATCGATTAAAAAAGGTTTATAACCAACTCATAGAGTTAAATGCAGATAGAAAATCAGTTATACTTGCACTAGGCGGTGGAGTTGTAGGGGACTTTTCTGGATTTGTTGCTGCTACTTTTCTTAGAGGAATTCGTTTCGTGCAAGTTCCTACAACACTTTTAGCCTGTGTAGATTCATCAGTTGGCGGTAAAGTAGCTGTAAACGCTGATAAGGGCAAAAATATGATAGGAGCTTTTCATCAGCCAGAATTAGTATATGCTCCATTACACACTCTTAAAACATTAGAAGAAAAAGAATGGAAATGTGGTTTGGCAGAAGTTTTAAAACATTCCCTATTAACTGGTGGCGAGTTTTTCGAAAAAATCAAATCTGCTAATTTTGAAAGTATATATGATCAAAATTCTATTAAAGTATTTATTTCTGAATCTGTAAAATTCAAAACAAGTATTGTAGCCGAAGATGAAAAAGAAACTGGAAAAAGAGCAATTTTAAATTTGGGACATACACTCGGGCATGCAATTGAATCATTAACGAATTACAAGAAGTATTCGCATGGAGAAAGTGTTGCGATTGGACTCGTGCTTGCACTTATTCTTTCAAAAGAAAAGGCGGGTTTTTCGGATGAATCTTTCAAAGAAGTTCTTCAAATTATGAAAAATTTAAAACTGCCTTTGTTAGATAAAAAACTTTCTCCTGAAAAATTAGTAGAACATATGATGCATGATAAAAAAACTAGCGATAGAAAAATTAAATTTATTTTATTAAATCAGGTTGGAAATGCAAGTTTTGGAAATGTAATAGGCGAAGAAGAAATAGTATCCGCCATAAAATTACAAAATTCTCTATAA
- a CDS encoding NUDIX hydrolase, with amino-acid sequence MLDFFLKSKKLRVRVAALIRNNKGEILLIKQRKKNKDYWLLPGGGIEFGESATTALVRELKEELNLDVSSSKFLLINESIDPKGGRHLIQLVFEAEVKSYNPSISKKEKAIIEFAFHSVDAVLELELRPDIKSYFKDSGKDKERFIKSNWVEG; translated from the coding sequence ATGCTTGATTTTTTTCTAAAATCTAAAAAACTTAGAGTTCGTGTTGCGGCGCTTATCCGAAATAATAAAGGCGAAATTTTACTCATCAAACAAAGAAAAAAAAATAAGGACTACTGGTTATTACCCGGCGGTGGGATTGAATTTGGGGAAAGTGCTACAACTGCACTCGTACGAGAACTTAAAGAGGAATTAAACTTAGATGTTAGTTCTTCCAAATTTTTACTTATTAATGAAAGTATTGATCCAAAAGGTGGAAGGCATTTAATACAGCTTGTATTTGAAGCAGAAGTAAAATCATACAATCCTTCAATTTCGAAAAAAGAAAAAGCAATAATTGAATTTGCATTTCATTCTGTTGATGCAGTATTGGAGTTGGAACTCAGACCAGATATTAAAAGTTATTTTAAAGATTCAGGAAAAGATAAAGAAAGATTTATAAAAAGTAATTGGGTGGAGGGATAA
- the rnc gene encoding ribonuclease III, which yields MKHLTSERTKELRELIKTIGIPFHNLVLLNSAFTHKSFLNETSLPYEDNERLEFLGDSVLSLVVSSYLYKKFSTHSEGRLSKIKSRVVSGAALAKISNSLELSKYLLLGKGERASGGATNRSNLENLLEAFIGAIYLENGISAVEDFILPHIDDIIENEMHSYKDFQTALQEICQKKFKILPDYEILSEEGPDHNKVFRVKVKIKNVGEKIGSGNSKQKARQDAASKMLKSMKIKLKSD from the coding sequence ATTAAACATCTCACCTCAGAAAGAACGAAAGAACTAAGAGAATTAATTAAAACAATTGGTATTCCATTCCATAATTTAGTTTTATTAAATTCCGCATTTACTCATAAATCATTTTTAAACGAAACATCTTTACCGTACGAAGACAATGAACGATTAGAATTTTTAGGAGATTCAGTCTTAAGTTTAGTAGTAAGCAGTTATCTGTATAAAAAATTCTCTACTCATTCAGAAGGTCGATTATCTAAAATAAAATCTAGAGTTGTCTCTGGAGCGGCTCTTGCCAAAATATCAAATTCCCTAGAATTAAGTAAATATTTGCTTTTAGGAAAAGGAGAGAGAGCAAGCGGTGGCGCAACTAATCGCAGTAATCTCGAAAATTTATTGGAAGCATTTATTGGTGCTATCTATTTGGAAAATGGAATTTCTGCTGTGGAAGATTTTATTTTGCCCCATATTGATGATATAATCGAAAATGAAATGCACTCCTATAAAGATTTTCAGACTGCCCTACAGGAAATTTGTCAAAAGAAATTTAAAATTCTTCCTGATTATGAAATACTCTCTGAGGAAGGACCTGACCATAACAAAGTTTTTAGAGTCAAAGTTAAAATAAAAAATGTTGGTGAAAAAATTGGCTCTGGAAACAGTAAACAAAAAGCACGACAAGATGCAGCAAGTAAAATGCTTAAGTCTATGAAGATTAAATTAAAATCGGATTAA
- the acpP gene encoding acyl carrier protein, with the protein MADLEKIKAIIVEQLGVDETEVTPEAHFIDDLGADSLDTVELVMALEEEFGIEISDEDAEKIQTVGDVAKYIDKAKS; encoded by the coding sequence ATGGCAGATTTAGAAAAAATTAAAGCGATCATCGTTGAGCAACTCGGAGTAGACGAGACCGAAGTAACACCAGAAGCACACTTTATTGATGATTTAGGTGCAGATTCACTTGATACAGTGGAACTAGTTATGGCATTAGAAGAAGAGTTCGGAATCGAAATCTCTGACGAAGATGCTGAAAAGATTCAGACTGTTGGTGATGTTGCAAAATACATCGACAAAGCTAAATCTTAA